The segment TTGCATACTCATATCCCTCTGCTGCAAACAACTCCATCACTGGAGTATCATCCAGTTCACTCGCACAGAAACCAGTAATTATGGTTGACTGTGCGGACCATTTTTCCCACTGTGGGCACTAATGGTTGTAACACCGTTTTACCGATAGTCAAGGTCACGCGGCGGCGCGGTTGAAATTTGAGACGTGTGCCTCCATCACTGTATCTGTACAACCTACGACGAACCTTTTTTTCCATGCATGCAATCAGCCAGACTCGACTAACATTCAATCAGGATCATCCGGATTTTGATGACGAAGATTCCGCTGGCTTGGCTGTGCAAGAGGCTAAGCCTGCGCTTCAGGCGCCGCCGATGTACAAGGTGGTTTTGTTTAATGATGACTACACTCCCATGGATTTTGTTGTCGAAATCCTTGAGGCGTTTTTTAACTTGAATCGCGAATTGGCGACCAAGGTCATGCTGGCCGTCCATACAGAAGGACGGGCTGTGTGCGGCATCTATACCCGCGACATTGCCGAGACCAAGGCGGCGCAGGTAAACCAGTACGCACGCGAAAGCCAGCATCCGCTACTCTGTGAAATCGAGAAGGACGGTTAACGCCGACCACTTGGGTATGAGGTGAAGCCATGTTAAATCGCGAGCTCGAAGTCACCCTCAATCTTGCCTTCAAGGAAGCCCGCTCCAAACGTCATGAGTTCATGACGGTTGAGCATCTCCTTTTAGCGCTTTTGGATAATGAGGCGGCCGCAACCGTTCTACGCGCCTGTGGCGCAAACCTCGACAAACTCAAGCATGACCTGCAAGAGTTTATTGACTCCACGACACCCCTTATCCCTGTCCACGACGAAGACCGCGAAACGCAGCCAACCCTTGGTTTTCAGCGTGTCTTGCAGCGTGCCGTATTCCACGTGCAGAGTTCCGGCAAGCGTGAAGTAACGGGCGCCAATGTACTGGTTGCCATCTTCAGCGAGCAGGAAAGCCAGGCTGTGTTTCTGCTCAAGCAGCAGAGCGTGGCGCGCATTGATGTGGTCAACTTTATTGCCCACGGCATTTCCAAGGTGCCGGGGCATGGCGACCACACTGACAGCGATCATGAGATGCAGGATGAAGAGGGTGGCGAGTCGTCGTCTTCAAGCAATCCTCTGGATGCCTACGCCAGCAATCTGAACGAGCTGGCCCGCCAGGGTCGCATCGATCCGCTGGTTGGGCGCGAAATGGAAGTTGAGCGCGTTGCTCAGATCCTGGCCCGTCGTCGCAAAAACAACCCGTTGCTGGTCGGTGAGGCAGGTGTGGGTAAAACCGCGATTGCCGAAGGTCTGGCCAAGCGCATCGTCGACAATCAAGTGCCTGACCTGCTGGCTAACAGCATCGTCTACTCCCTTGATCTGGGCGCGTTGCTGGCGGGTACCAAATACCGCGGTGATTTCGAGAAGCGCTTCAAGGCGTTGCTCGGCGAGCTGAAAAAGCGTCCACAAGCGATTCTGTTTATCGACGAAATTCACACCATTATCGGTGCTGGCGCGGCTTCTGGCGGGGTGATGGATGCCTCCAACCTGCTCAAGCCCTTGTTGTCTTCGGGCGACATTCGTTGCATCGGCTCCACTACGTTCCAGGAATTTCGCGGAATTTTCGAGAAAGACCGTGCCTTGGCGCGACGTTTCCAGAAAGTCGATGTGTCCGAACCTTCGGTTGAAGACACCATTGGCATTCTGCGCGGGCTTAAAGGTCGTTTCGAGCAGCATCACGGTATCGAATACAGCGATGAGGCCCTGCGTGCAGCGGCTGAGCTGGCTTCGCGCTATATCAATGACCGTCATATGCCGGACAAGGCCATCGATGTGATCGACGAGGCTGGCGCCTACCAGCGCCTGCAGCCGGTCGAGAGCCGGGTCAAGCGCATTGAAGTGGCGCAGGTGGAAGATATCGTGGCGAAAATCGCCCGTATTCCGCCAAAACATGTCTCTGTCTCTGACAAGGAACTGTTGCGCAACCTAGAGCGCGACCTGCGTCTGACCGTATTCGGCCAGGATGCGGCAATCGATTCGTTGTCCACGGCGATCAAGTTGTCCCGTGCCGGGCTCAAGTCGCCAGACAAGCCTGTGGGTTCGTTCCTGTTCGCAGGGCCGACCGGTGTCGGTAAAACCGAGGCCGCGCGCCAGTTGGCCAAGGCGTTGGGGATCGAGCTGATCCGTTTCGACATGTCCGAGTACATGGAGCGTCACACCGTATCGCGTCTGATTGGTGCGCCTCCGGGCTATGTCGGTTTCGATCAGGGCGGTTTACTGACTGAAGCCATCACCAAGCAGCCTCACTGCGTGTTGCTGCTCGACGAAATCGAGAAGGCCCACCCTGAAGTCTTTAACCTGCTGTTGCAGGTCATGGATCACGGCACGCTGACCGATAACAACGGGCGCAAGGCTGACTTTCGCAATGTGATCGTCATCATGACCACCAACGCGGGGGCTGAAACGGCTTCTCGGGCTTCGATCGGGTTTACTCATCAGGATCATGCTTCCGATGCGATGGAAGCGATCAAGAAGAGCTTCACCCCCGAGTTCCGTAACCGCCTGGACACCATCATCCAGTTTGGTCGCCTCAGCCACGAGGTTATCAAGCACGTGGTGGACAAGTTCCTTACCGAACTGCAAGCCCAGCTGGAAGACAAGCATGTGCAGCTTGAAGTGTCGGATGCGGCTCGCGGCTGGTTGGCGGCGGGTGGCTATGATGCTCTGATGGGTGCACGCCCAATGGCGCGTTTGATCCAGGACAAGATCAAGCGTCCGTTGGCCGAGGAGATTCTCTTTGGGGAGCTGGCCGACCATGGCGGTGTAGTACACATCGACCTGGAGAATGGCGAGTTGACCTTCGAGTATGAAACCTCAGTTGAAATGGCTTGATGTGACATCGCAGTAAAAAAAGGCGCCTTCGGGCGCCTTTTTGCTGTCTGCAATCAGGTGGTCGGGCTCAGCGCGGTGTTGCGCTCCAGTACCGGGTAGCCCAGGGCGGCAATATGGTGATGAACGCGACGGTAGTCGCGCAGCACGCGCTGGAAGATGTCTCCGGATTCTGCCCATGCCGTCTTGTCATTCTGCAGCTTGCGAAAGTGTTCGCGGCTGGCTCTTGCTTCCAGCTTGCGCATGGTCTCCTTGTGGCTGATCAGTGCATCTGCAGCGGCTACGTCTTCGCGCAAAAAAGCGGTAATGGCCAGGTTCAGGCTGTCCAGCAGGGCCAGGTGCATGGCCTGGATGTGAATCAGCTCGAACGAAGAGAAGCGTTCACCCCGGCGAGTCCTGCGAATAGCCAACTGCGCCAGGTTGTTGAGGATGTCACCGGCATGTTCCAGATTGATCACGAACATCAGGACTTCCTGGGCGCGGTCGGCATCGGCATCGCTCAGGCCATCCTGGCCGATGTCGGCAAGATAAGCGCGGATCGCCGCACTTAGCAGATCGATGGAGTGATCCAGCTGGCGCACGTTGTCCATCGTGCGCTGATCGGGTTTCTCGAACAGCTGCAAGACCTGGTTAAGCATCAGGGATGTCATGTCCGCCAGACGCAAGGCTTCACGCACACTGTTGGACAGTCCGATATTGGCCACTTCCAGCCCGGCTTCGTCCAGATACTGCGGCATGCCCGGGTCTGCTGGCGGTTCTTGTTGTGGAAATAGGCGGGTAAGCAGGCGAGCGCAAGGTTCGGTCAGGCCGATAAACACCACTGCCAGCACCAGGCTGAACGCGGTATGCAGGTAAACAACCCAGTGCGCGAGATCGATATCGGTGCCAGCCAGCCAGGTGGCTATCAGCGGCAGGCATGGCAGCAGGGCCAGGGTGCCCAGCAGGCGGATCAGCAGGTTGCCCACCGGCAGGCGTCGCGCGACTGGCGAACTGG is part of the Pseudomonas sp. ML2-2023-3 genome and harbors:
- the clpS gene encoding ATP-dependent Clp protease adapter ClpS, coding for MHAISQTRLTFNQDHPDFDDEDSAGLAVQEAKPALQAPPMYKVVLFNDDYTPMDFVVEILEAFFNLNRELATKVMLAVHTEGRAVCGIYTRDIAETKAAQVNQYARESQHPLLCEIEKDG
- the clpA gene encoding ATP-dependent Clp protease ATP-binding subunit ClpA produces the protein MLNRELEVTLNLAFKEARSKRHEFMTVEHLLLALLDNEAAATVLRACGANLDKLKHDLQEFIDSTTPLIPVHDEDRETQPTLGFQRVLQRAVFHVQSSGKREVTGANVLVAIFSEQESQAVFLLKQQSVARIDVVNFIAHGISKVPGHGDHTDSDHEMQDEEGGESSSSSNPLDAYASNLNELARQGRIDPLVGREMEVERVAQILARRRKNNPLLVGEAGVGKTAIAEGLAKRIVDNQVPDLLANSIVYSLDLGALLAGTKYRGDFEKRFKALLGELKKRPQAILFIDEIHTIIGAGAASGGVMDASNLLKPLLSSGDIRCIGSTTFQEFRGIFEKDRALARRFQKVDVSEPSVEDTIGILRGLKGRFEQHHGIEYSDEALRAAAELASRYINDRHMPDKAIDVIDEAGAYQRLQPVESRVKRIEVAQVEDIVAKIARIPPKHVSVSDKELLRNLERDLRLTVFGQDAAIDSLSTAIKLSRAGLKSPDKPVGSFLFAGPTGVGKTEAARQLAKALGIELIRFDMSEYMERHTVSRLIGAPPGYVGFDQGGLLTEAITKQPHCVLLLDEIEKAHPEVFNLLLQVMDHGTLTDNNGRKADFRNVIVIMTTNAGAETASRASIGFTHQDHASDAMEAIKKSFTPEFRNRLDTIIQFGRLSHEVIKHVVDKFLTELQAQLEDKHVQLEVSDAARGWLAAGGYDALMGARPMARLIQDKIKRPLAEEILFGELADHGGVVHIDLENGELTFEYETSVEMA
- a CDS encoding Na/Pi cotransporter family protein; this encodes MSGTTLLLNLAGAIALLLWGTHMISTALLRGFGTQLRNWMGRNLNNRWMALISGMGITGVLQSSTAVSLMATSFTAAGTLSLAPALAVMLGANIGSTLVVQLLSFDTSLAMPVILLVGFIIFRLRDDSRHESVGCALIGLGLMLLALGLLSASLGHMEETSVFRAVMQSLEGDVIIAVLAAVLLTWICHSSVAVVLLIASLAGAGMMTPVTAIALMLGANIGGALPSVMSASSPVARRLPVGNLLIRLLGTLALLPCLPLIATWLAGTDIDLAHWVVYLHTAFSLVLAVVFIGLTEPCARLLTRLFPQQEPPADPGMPQYLDEAGLEVANIGLSNSVREALRLADMTSLMLNQVLQLFEKPDQRTMDNVRQLDHSIDLLSAAIRAYLADIGQDGLSDADADRAQEVLMFVINLEHAGDILNNLAQLAIRRTRRGERFSSFELIHIQAMHLALLDSLNLAITAFLREDVAAADALISHKETMRKLEARASREHFRKLQNDKTAWAESGDIFQRVLRDYRRVHHHIAALGYPVLERNTALSPTT